Proteins from one Streptomyces genisteinicus genomic window:
- a CDS encoding AAA family ATPase: MSTAVTVPRVHVMTGLPASGKTTAARALQAEADGRMRRVNLDDLRTMLDIPAPERGRSHAHEQTVLAIQDAAVTAAVADGFDVVVDNTHLTPHIPKRLKAAVAGRALFVVHDLTDVGADECVRRDAARERPVGEEIIRLLAERHLRSRKGGWRLTDAWFNDRQPVLPYVADPALPPAVMCDIDGTLALRGDRGPFDFSRCDEDTLNLSVRGALSAFRRADGDAIVLLSGRSEDHREMTEAWLRRHEVPYDELWMRAADDGRRDDVVKAELFDRHVRHRYAVKVSLDDRDRVVAVWRRMGLPTWQVDYGAF, encoded by the coding sequence GTGTCCACTGCCGTGACCGTGCCCCGGGTGCACGTCATGACGGGCCTGCCCGCATCGGGGAAGACGACCGCCGCCCGCGCCCTCCAGGCGGAGGCGGACGGCAGGATGCGACGGGTCAACCTGGACGACCTGCGCACCATGCTCGACATTCCCGCGCCGGAACGCGGCCGATCCCACGCCCACGAGCAGACCGTGCTGGCGATCCAGGACGCCGCGGTGACGGCCGCCGTCGCCGACGGCTTCGACGTCGTGGTCGACAACACCCACCTCACGCCCCACATCCCCAAGCGGCTCAAGGCGGCCGTGGCGGGCCGCGCCCTGTTCGTGGTGCACGACCTCACGGACGTCGGCGCCGACGAGTGCGTACGGCGCGACGCCGCGCGGGAGCGTCCGGTGGGGGAGGAGATCATCCGGCTGCTCGCCGAGCGGCACCTCAGGTCCCGCAAGGGCGGATGGCGTCTGACGGACGCGTGGTTCAACGACCGGCAGCCCGTGCTGCCCTACGTCGCGGACCCGGCGCTGCCCCCGGCCGTCATGTGCGACATCGACGGGACCCTCGCGCTGCGCGGCGACCGGGGCCCGTTCGACTTCTCCCGCTGCGACGAGGACACCCTCAACCTCTCCGTGCGGGGAGCCCTCTCCGCGTTCCGCCGCGCCGACGGCGACGCGATCGTGCTGCTCTCCGGCCGCAGCGAGGACCACCGGGAGATGACCGAGGCGTGGCTGCGGCGCCACGAGGTGCCGTACGACGAGCTCTGGATGCGCGCGGCGGACGACGGCAGGCGCGACGACGTCGTGAAGGCGGAGCTCTTCGACCGCCATGTCCGCCACCGCTACGCGGTGAAGGTGTCGCTGGACGACCGCGACCGGGTCGTGGCCGTGTGGCGCCGGATGGGCCTGCCGACCTGGCAGGTCGACTACGGGGCCTTCTGA
- a CDS encoding glyceraldehyde-3-phosphate dehydrogenase — translation MTVNDDSFTNWMHREEIAESMIPIIGKLHREQDVTVLLHSRSLVNKSVVSILKTHRFARQIAGEELSITETFPFLQALTTLDLGPSQIDLGLLAEAYRADDRGLSVAEFTAEAVAGATGDNKIERREGRDVVLYGFGRIGRLVARLLIEKAGSGNGLRLRAIVVRRGGDQDIVKRASLLRRDSIHGQFQGTITVDEATGTISANGNEIKVIYANDPSEVDYTAYGIDNAILIDNTGKWRDREGLSAHLRPGIDKVVLTAPGKGDVPNIVHGVNHDDIKPDERILSCASCTTNAIVPPLKAMNDEYGVLRGHVETVHSFTNDQNLLDNFHKADRRGRSAPLNMVITETGAASAVAKALPALKAPITGSSIRVPVPDVSIAILSLRLGRETTRDEVLEYLRDVSLHSSLKRQIDFTTAPDAVSMDFVGSRHASIVDAGATKVDGDNAILYLWYDNEFGYSCQVIRVVQHVSGVEYPTFPAAV, via the coding sequence GTGACTGTCAATGACGACTCGTTCACCAACTGGATGCACCGCGAGGAGATCGCGGAGTCGATGATCCCGATCATCGGGAAGCTGCACCGCGAGCAGGACGTCACGGTCCTGCTGCACAGCCGCTCCCTGGTGAACAAGTCGGTGGTCAGCATCCTCAAGACGCACCGGTTCGCCCGGCAGATCGCCGGCGAGGAGCTCTCGATCACCGAGACGTTCCCGTTCCTCCAGGCGCTGACGACGCTCGACCTCGGCCCGTCCCAGATCGACCTCGGTCTGCTCGCCGAGGCCTACCGCGCCGACGACCGCGGCCTGTCGGTGGCGGAGTTCACCGCCGAGGCCGTCGCCGGCGCCACCGGTGACAACAAGATCGAGCGTCGCGAGGGGCGTGACGTCGTCCTCTACGGCTTCGGCCGCATCGGCCGCCTGGTCGCCCGCCTTCTCATCGAGAAGGCCGGCTCCGGCAACGGTCTGCGCCTGCGCGCCATCGTCGTCCGCCGCGGCGGCGACCAGGACATCGTCAAGCGCGCCTCGCTGCTGCGCCGCGACTCGATCCACGGCCAGTTCCAGGGCACGATCACGGTCGACGAGGCCACCGGCACGATCAGCGCCAACGGCAACGAGATCAAGGTCATCTACGCCAACGACCCGTCGGAGGTCGACTACACGGCGTACGGCATCGACAACGCCATCCTCATCGACAACACGGGCAAGTGGCGCGACCGCGAGGGCCTGTCCGCGCACCTGCGCCCCGGCATCGACAAGGTCGTCCTGACCGCCCCCGGCAAGGGCGACGTGCCCAACATCGTGCACGGTGTGAACCACGACGACATCAAGCCGGACGAGCGCATCCTGTCCTGTGCGTCCTGCACCACCAACGCGATCGTCCCGCCGCTGAAGGCGATGAACGACGAGTACGGTGTGCTGCGCGGCCACGTGGAGACCGTCCACTCGTTCACCAACGACCAGAACCTGCTGGACAACTTCCACAAGGCCGACCGCCGCGGCCGCAGCGCGCCGCTCAACATGGTCATCACCGAGACCGGCGCCGCCTCCGCCGTCGCGAAGGCGCTGCCCGCCCTGAAGGCGCCGATCACCGGCAGCTCCATCCGCGTGCCCGTGCCGGACGTGTCGATCGCGATCCTCAGCCTGCGCCTGGGCCGCGAGACCACCCGTGACGAGGTCCTGGAGTACCTCCGCGACGTCTCGCTCCACTCGTCGCTCAAGCGCCAGATCGACTTCACCACCGCTCCGGACGCGGTCTCCATGGACTTCGTGGGCTCGCGCCACGCCTCCATCGTGGACGCCGGCGCGACCAAGGTCGACGGCGACAACGCGATCCTCTACCTGTGGTACGACAACGAGTTCGGCTACTCGTGCCAGGTCATCCGGGTGGTGCAGCACGTCTCCGGCGTGGAGTACCCGACCTTCCCGGCGGCCGTCTGA